One window of the Arthrobacter sp. D5-1 genome contains the following:
- a CDS encoding carboxypeptidase regulatory-like domain-containing protein: protein MPLPRPAADHPFHRTRQGVWAILAAVALVAAGLFAGIAPASAATYTFKGVVKGKLTATATATALGDVWVGAYTNDDRADFVAGAWSAPDGSYSFTVPASGSYKIWTTCSSGPCSATYASEWNSNQSSSYGSTPVAVTDAAPTTTYNPQLEAFGSMTGRVTNKAGQPLTAVSVSASPNNGGQVSSTKPDANGYFTLTKIPPNQAYISVRDESGQRLYLEQYWTGTGTVDTYTVATVPAGVAWTNVNFVLKDETLMEATVVDPAGAPIADVGYIPWVYNDATAAWEGPQMGPLTSNAQGKIYWRMTVGKKYKLCVSDTVYEGAPRDKRYKAECYDNTPTKDTATVLTATSAGQRVKLTMQLDVAGLSLTPDRPYVYGSAQAGQKLTVDPGVWGPAPVTLAYQWQRSKDNSELQDIAGATTTVYTPTAADAGYDIWAKVTGTKTGYAPHTTSVHGGKSGAEAVTSSKPFTLLGTPSAGNTLTVDHGTLNPAPDFGPYYDWFVNGVQDYRTNGPTFLLQTSDAGKKVTVRLSVHDWPLQPYYGQASVTVAAGTLTAPVPTVSGTAKVGSVLTAVPGTWGPAPVTLAYQWFRSGVAIAGATSATYSLAAADLGKTMTVRVTGTKAGFTTAAKTSAATAAVAAGTLTAPVPTVSGTAKVGSVLTAVPGTWGPAPVTLTYQWFRSGVAITGATSATYSLAAADLGKTMTVQVTGGKAGFTTAAKTSAATAAVAVGTLTAPVPTVTGTAKVGSVLTAVPGAWGPAPVTLAYQWFRSGVAITGATSATYTLAAADLGKTMTVQVTGTKAGFTTAAKTSAATAAVSVGTLTAPVPTVSGTAKVGSVLTAVPGAWGPAPVTLAYQWYRSGVAITGATSATYSLAAADLGKTMTVRVTGSKTGFTTAAKTSVATAAVAAGTLTGPTPTVAGTATVGSTLTATPGAWGPAPVTLTYQWFRGSTAISGATAQTYKLVAADKGSAIKVRVTGTKTAYTALARYSVATALIG from the coding sequence ATGCCGTTGCCGCGACCTGCCGCCGACCATCCGTTCCACAGAACACGGCAGGGGGTGTGGGCCATCCTGGCGGCTGTCGCTTTGGTGGCCGCGGGTCTCTTCGCCGGGATCGCGCCCGCCTCGGCCGCGACCTACACCTTCAAGGGCGTGGTCAAGGGAAAACTGACAGCCACCGCAACGGCCACTGCGCTGGGCGACGTTTGGGTGGGTGCGTACACCAATGACGACCGGGCCGACTTCGTTGCCGGTGCGTGGTCTGCTCCCGATGGCTCCTACAGTTTCACGGTGCCGGCTTCCGGCAGCTACAAAATATGGACCACCTGCAGCAGCGGGCCCTGCTCCGCCACGTACGCCTCAGAGTGGAACTCGAACCAATCAAGCTCCTACGGTTCCACACCGGTTGCCGTTACCGATGCTGCCCCCACCACCACGTACAACCCGCAATTGGAAGCCTTCGGCAGCATGACTGGCCGGGTCACCAACAAGGCCGGCCAGCCGCTGACTGCGGTGTCCGTCTCAGCATCACCCAACAACGGCGGACAAGTGAGCAGCACCAAGCCGGACGCCAACGGCTACTTCACCCTCACCAAGATCCCGCCCAACCAGGCCTACATCAGCGTTCGGGACGAGTCGGGCCAGCGCCTCTACCTGGAGCAGTACTGGACCGGCACCGGCACCGTGGACACTTACACGGTTGCTACCGTCCCCGCCGGAGTCGCATGGACCAATGTGAACTTCGTCCTCAAGGATGAAACCCTCATGGAGGCCACTGTCGTCGACCCGGCGGGTGCGCCGATTGCCGACGTCGGGTATATCCCGTGGGTCTACAACGACGCAACGGCAGCCTGGGAAGGGCCCCAGATGGGCCCGCTGACCTCAAATGCGCAGGGCAAGATCTACTGGCGCATGACAGTAGGCAAGAAGTACAAGCTCTGCGTCTCGGACACGGTCTACGAGGGCGCGCCCCGCGATAAGCGGTACAAAGCCGAGTGCTACGACAACACGCCCACCAAGGACACGGCAACCGTTCTGACAGCGACTTCTGCCGGCCAGCGGGTAAAGCTCACCATGCAGCTGGACGTAGCAGGGCTGTCGCTGACACCCGATAGGCCCTACGTTTACGGTTCAGCCCAGGCGGGACAGAAACTGACGGTCGATCCCGGCGTTTGGGGACCGGCTCCGGTGACCCTCGCCTACCAGTGGCAGCGCTCCAAGGATAATTCCGAACTACAGGACATCGCCGGCGCCACCACCACTGTCTACACCCCCACCGCGGCTGATGCCGGGTACGACATCTGGGCAAAAGTCACCGGAACCAAGACCGGATACGCCCCGCACACCACCTCGGTCCACGGCGGCAAATCCGGAGCCGAGGCTGTCACATCTTCCAAGCCCTTTACCCTCCTGGGCACGCCCAGCGCGGGGAACACCCTGACCGTTGACCACGGCACCTTGAACCCCGCCCCTGATTTTGGCCCGTATTACGACTGGTTCGTCAACGGTGTGCAGGACTACCGGACAAACGGGCCCACGTTCCTTCTGCAAACCTCCGACGCCGGCAAAAAAGTCACCGTACGACTCAGCGTCCACGACTGGCCGCTCCAGCCCTATTACGGCCAGGCCTCTGTCACTGTTGCGGCGGGCACGTTGACCGCTCCGGTTCCCACGGTGTCCGGAACGGCGAAGGTCGGTTCTGTCCTGACAGCTGTTCCCGGGACGTGGGGTCCTGCCCCTGTGACGTTGGCTTATCAGTGGTTCCGGAGCGGCGTCGCGATCGCCGGGGCTACGTCAGCTACGTACTCTCTGGCTGCCGCGGATTTGGGTAAGACCATGACCGTTCGGGTCACGGGCACCAAGGCCGGGTTTACGACGGCGGCGAAGACTTCCGCTGCGACTGCAGCCGTCGCGGCGGGCACGTTGACGGCACCGGTGCCGACGGTGTCCGGGACAGCGAAGGTTGGCTCTGTGCTCACGGCGGTTCCCGGGACGTGGGGACCTGCCCCCGTGACGCTCACCTACCAGTGGTTCCGGAGCGGCGTCGCGATCACCGGGGCCACGTCAGCTACGTACTCATTGGCTGCCGCGGATTTGGGTAAGACCATGACCGTCCAGGTTACGGGCGGCAAGGCCGGGTTTACGACGGCGGCGAAGACTTCCGCTGCAACTGCGGCCGTAGCGGTGGGAACGTTGACCGCGCCGGTGCCGACGGTGACCGGGACAGCGAAAGTTGGTTCGGTGTTGACGGCTGTTCCCGGAGCGTGGGGTCCTGCCCCTGTGACGCTGGCGTACCAGTGGTTCCGGAGTGGCGTCGCGATCACCGGGGCCACCTCAGCCACCTACACGTTGGCAGCCGCCGATCTGGGTAAAACCATGACCGTTCAGGTCACAGGCACGAAGGCCGGATTTACGACGGCGGCGAAAACCTCCGCAGCCACTGCCGCCGTCTCGGTGGGAACGTTAACCGCGCCTGTGCCGACGGTGTCCGGGACGGCGAAAGTTGGTTCGGTCCTCACGGCTGTGCCAGGCGCGTGGGGTCCTGCCCCTGTGACGCTGGCGTACCAGTGGTACCGGAGCGGCGTCGCGATTACGGGCGCCACCTCAGCTACGTACTCATTGGCTGCCGCTGACCTGGGCAAGACCATGACCGTCCGGGTCACGGGCTCAAAGACCGGATTCACGACGGCGGCCAAGACTTCCGTAGCGACTGCTGCCGTGGCGGCGGGCACACTGACCGGGCCCACTCCCACCGTCGCAGGCACAGCAACCGTGGGCAGCACGCTCACCGCGACACCCGGCGCCTGGGGTCCTGCCCCGGTGACGTTGACCTACCAGTGGTTCCGCGGAAGTACTGCCATTTCGGGCGCCACCGCCCAGACGTACAAACTGGTCGCCGCGGACAAGGGAAGTGCCATTAAAGTACGCGTGACAGGCACCAAGACTGCGTACACCGCACTGGCCCGCTACTCAGTTGCCACGGCCCTGATCGGCTGA
- a CDS encoding carbohydrate kinase, whose protein sequence is MHNLHPGDFAHNQPDVLVIGEALVDIVNTREGTISYPGGSPANVAYGLGRLGVPTGLLTAIGEDEHGTAITTHLHSAGVRLLPGSTSLERTATATATLATDGSASYEFDIRWELAPVAPATIPKVLHTGSIATFLAPGAATVRTLLEQSHDSCLVTYDPNIRPALLGSHAEAKQIFEDLLPLTDVIKLSDEDAHWLYPASSLDDVASRLLNHGARLAVITRGAEGALLATPGARLNVPSAKTHVADTIGAGDSYMAALIFELLARGEKAFASPALESIGQTAALAAAITVSRAGANPPTSDELQARLEGLEQQPLAAV, encoded by the coding sequence ATGCACAACCTTCACCCAGGCGACTTTGCCCATAACCAACCGGACGTCCTCGTCATCGGCGAAGCCCTGGTCGATATTGTGAACACCCGGGAAGGAACCATCAGCTACCCTGGCGGTTCCCCCGCCAATGTCGCCTACGGCCTGGGCCGCCTCGGGGTACCGACCGGGCTCCTCACAGCGATCGGCGAGGACGAACACGGCACCGCCATCACCACTCACCTCCACAGCGCAGGTGTCCGGCTGCTTCCCGGATCAACATCCCTGGAGCGCACCGCCACGGCCACCGCAACGCTGGCAACGGACGGCTCGGCCAGCTACGAGTTCGACATCCGCTGGGAACTTGCACCCGTAGCACCGGCCACGATCCCGAAAGTCCTCCATACCGGATCCATCGCCACGTTCCTGGCCCCGGGAGCCGCCACTGTGCGTACCCTCCTGGAACAAAGCCACGACTCCTGCCTGGTCACCTACGACCCCAACATCCGCCCGGCCCTCCTTGGCAGCCATGCCGAAGCCAAGCAGATTTTCGAGGACCTGCTCCCCCTCACCGACGTCATCAAACTCAGTGACGAAGATGCGCACTGGTTGTACCCCGCATCCTCCCTGGACGACGTCGCCTCCCGACTCCTGAATCACGGGGCCCGGCTGGCCGTCATCACCCGAGGCGCTGAAGGTGCGCTCCTGGCCACACCCGGAGCACGCCTCAACGTCCCATCAGCGAAGACCCACGTTGCAGACACCATCGGCGCCGGCGACTCCTACATGGCCGCCCTCATCTTTGAACTGTTGGCCAGAGGCGAAAAGGCGTTTGCTTCACCAGCCCTCGAAAGCATCGGACAGACCGCAGCCTTGGCCGCAGCGATCACCGTCAGCCGGGCCGGCGCCAACCCCCCGACCTCCGACGAACTTCAAGCGCGTCTGGAAGGACTCGAACAGCAGCCGCTCGCCGCCGTATAG
- a CDS encoding ATP-binding cassette domain-containing protein: MTTTDFEAPRTETREPILKARNLVKTFGRVVGLDGVSLDLYPGEVLAIIGDNGAGKSTLIKCLTGAEVPDTGELFVSGQQVHFKRPQDARVHGIETVYQNLAVSPALDVASNLFLGREERLPGPLGSLFRILDTKGMRRKAKEELSRLGISTLQDVTVPVENLSGGQRQAVAVARAAAFGSKVVVLDEPTAALGVRESNQVLQLVRDLRDRGLPVILISHNMPHVFDVADRIHIQRLGKCAATITPQSHTMTDAVAIMTGAAKA; the protein is encoded by the coding sequence ATGACCACCACAGATTTTGAAGCCCCCCGCACCGAAACCCGCGAGCCCATCCTCAAGGCCAGGAACCTCGTCAAGACCTTCGGCCGCGTCGTCGGTCTCGACGGTGTCAGCTTGGACCTCTACCCCGGCGAGGTTCTGGCCATCATCGGCGACAACGGCGCCGGTAAGTCCACACTCATCAAATGCCTCACCGGCGCCGAAGTTCCCGACACCGGTGAACTCTTCGTCTCCGGACAGCAGGTTCACTTCAAACGGCCGCAGGACGCCCGCGTCCACGGCATCGAAACTGTTTACCAGAACCTGGCTGTTTCGCCGGCCCTCGATGTTGCCTCGAACCTGTTTCTCGGCCGGGAAGAGCGGCTCCCCGGACCGTTGGGAAGCCTGTTCCGAATCCTCGATACCAAGGGCATGCGCAGGAAAGCCAAGGAAGAGCTGAGCCGGCTTGGCATCTCCACTCTCCAGGACGTCACCGTGCCGGTCGAGAATCTCTCCGGTGGCCAGCGCCAAGCCGTCGCCGTGGCCCGTGCAGCGGCCTTCGGATCCAAGGTGGTGGTTCTCGACGAACCGACGGCTGCCTTGGGAGTCCGCGAATCCAACCAAGTGCTCCAGCTGGTCCGGGACCTCCGCGACCGAGGGCTGCCGGTCATCCTGATCAGCCACAACATGCCTCATGTGTTCGACGTTGCAGACCGCATCCACATCCAGCGCCTCGGCAAATGCGCGGCAACCATCACCCCGCAATCACACACAATGACCGACGCCGTCGCCATCATGACCGGCGCGGCCAAAGCCTAA
- a CDS encoding ABC transporter permease, producing the protein MTQQQTAGPPSAGHADLAEEFLDRQTPLSRIRNLLHRYPALSPAIVLLIAVVVFGLLNDRFLRVENLSLITQQVAVVGTLAIAQTLIILTAGIDLSVGAVMILSSMVIAQLAVSNGIPGPVALLAGLVVGLGSGALNGFLVTRFRLPPFIVTLGTLNIFIALTLLYSGGSTVRGSAMPGMLTWLGSTFPIGPVRISTGVVMMLLLYVAVAFILGKTAWGRHVYAVGDDKEAARLAGIPVNRVLMSVYLAAGAVLAVGAWIQIGRTNAASPNAGVDLNLDSITAVVIGGTSLFGGRGSIWGSLLGALIVGVFRNGLSLAGLDVLYQTLAVGILIIIAVSVDQWIRKVKS; encoded by the coding sequence GTGACCCAGCAACAGACCGCCGGCCCCCCGAGCGCGGGGCATGCTGACCTGGCCGAGGAATTCCTCGACCGCCAGACGCCCCTCAGCAGAATCCGCAACCTCCTCCACCGATACCCAGCACTCAGCCCGGCTATTGTGCTGCTGATCGCCGTGGTGGTCTTCGGGCTCCTCAATGATCGCTTCCTGCGCGTTGAGAACCTGTCCCTGATTACTCAACAGGTTGCCGTGGTGGGCACCTTAGCGATCGCCCAGACGCTGATCATCCTGACAGCAGGCATTGACCTCTCCGTAGGCGCGGTCATGATCCTGTCCTCAATGGTGATCGCACAACTTGCGGTCAGCAACGGCATTCCAGGGCCTGTTGCGCTGCTGGCAGGCCTGGTCGTCGGCCTTGGTTCAGGAGCATTAAACGGCTTCCTGGTCACAAGATTCCGGCTGCCACCGTTCATCGTGACGCTGGGAACATTGAACATCTTCATCGCTCTGACGCTGCTCTACTCTGGCGGAAGCACCGTGCGCGGCTCCGCGATGCCAGGAATGCTCACCTGGCTGGGAAGCACCTTCCCGATCGGCCCCGTCCGGATCTCCACTGGTGTGGTCATGATGCTCCTCCTCTACGTGGCCGTAGCGTTCATTTTGGGCAAGACCGCCTGGGGACGGCACGTCTACGCCGTGGGCGATGACAAGGAAGCAGCCCGGCTGGCCGGCATTCCCGTCAACCGCGTCCTGATGAGCGTGTACCTTGCTGCCGGTGCAGTCCTTGCCGTCGGCGCCTGGATCCAGATCGGCCGTACCAATGCCGCCAGCCCTAACGCCGGCGTCGACCTGAACCTGGACTCCATCACCGCCGTCGTGATTGGCGGCACCAGCCTCTTCGGCGGCCGTGGCTCCATCTGGGGCTCGCTTCTCGGAGCCCTGATCGTTGGCGTCTTCCGCAATGGCCTCTCCCTCGCTGGCCTGGACGTGCTCTACCAGACCCTCGCCGTAGGCATCTTGATCATCATTGCCGTGTCCGTCGATCAATGGATCCGAAAGGTCAAGTCATGA
- a CDS encoding substrate-binding domain-containing protein: protein MLSSRVTRSTRNRLLAVGAVLTLGTLSLTACGGSSSPSSSGGSDEKIGVSLIVKTTSNPFFVSMQDGAKKAAEADGVDLKLAAGKADGDEDTQIQAIENAISKGDKGILITPNGPSVVDALKKAKDAGLFVIALDTPPDPADAADITFATDNFNAGELIGKWTAQQLAGKKAVIALIDLFDDKVVSVDYNRDQGFLTGLGIDTADKKKNGDEAKTGTYTGGKGGDYEIVGSQASQGAEDGGRTAMETLLAKNPNVNVVYTINEPAAAGAFEALKSAGKEKDVLIVSVDGGCSGVNNVKSGVIGATAQQYPVKMAELGVKAIVDLAKTGKKPANSEGLDFFNTGVELVTDKPADGVKSITTTEASQICWGK from the coding sequence ATGTTGAGTTCCAGAGTCACGCGGTCCACCCGGAACCGTCTTCTTGCCGTCGGCGCAGTCCTGACCCTCGGCACACTTAGCCTGACAGCCTGCGGAGGCAGCTCCTCCCCTTCATCCAGCGGAGGCTCCGACGAGAAGATCGGTGTTTCGCTGATCGTCAAGACCACCTCCAACCCGTTCTTCGTTTCCATGCAGGACGGCGCGAAGAAGGCCGCCGAGGCGGACGGCGTCGACCTTAAGCTTGCGGCCGGCAAGGCCGACGGCGACGAGGACACCCAGATCCAGGCCATTGAGAATGCGATCTCCAAGGGTGACAAGGGCATTCTGATTACCCCCAACGGCCCCTCGGTAGTGGATGCCCTGAAGAAGGCCAAGGACGCGGGCTTGTTCGTCATTGCGCTGGACACCCCGCCGGACCCGGCCGACGCCGCTGACATCACGTTTGCCACGGACAACTTCAACGCCGGAGAGCTCATCGGCAAGTGGACCGCCCAGCAACTGGCGGGCAAGAAAGCTGTCATCGCCCTCATCGATCTCTTTGACGACAAGGTGGTCTCGGTGGACTACAACCGCGACCAGGGCTTCCTGACCGGCCTCGGCATCGACACCGCGGATAAGAAGAAGAACGGCGACGAAGCCAAGACGGGAACGTATACCGGCGGCAAGGGCGGCGACTACGAAATCGTCGGCAGCCAGGCTTCCCAAGGAGCCGAAGACGGTGGACGTACCGCGATGGAGACCCTGCTGGCCAAGAACCCCAATGTCAACGTTGTCTACACGATCAACGAGCCCGCTGCCGCAGGTGCTTTCGAGGCCCTGAAGTCCGCGGGCAAGGAAAAGGACGTCCTGATCGTCTCCGTTGACGGCGGCTGCTCAGGTGTAAACAACGTCAAGTCCGGTGTGATCGGCGCAACGGCTCAGCAGTACCCGGTCAAAATGGCCGAGCTGGGCGTAAAAGCCATCGTAGATCTGGCAAAGACCGGCAAAAAGCCCGCCAACTCAGAGGGTCTTGACTTCTTCAACACCGGCGTCGAGCTCGTCACTGACAAGCCCGCAGACGGCGTGAAGAGCATCACCACCACCGAAGCATCCCAGATCTGCTGGGGCAAGTAA
- a CDS encoding LacI family DNA-binding transcriptional regulator: protein MKNVADLAGVGIKTVSRVVNDEPGVSEATRQRVIRATEQLQYQLDITAGSLKRSGRKTQSIGLLLPSVSNPFSGEIHRAMEDALAVRGIAVFAASLDDDPDRERKLISAFLGRRVDGLVLTTIAKSQAYMIPEHSRDLPLVFVDREPAGIEADAVVTDNEIGAAKAAAHLIKHGHTRLAYLGDRTDIQTAGRRRTGFLDGVGQAGVSTSGIAIRENLHDEETACRAAHELLTSENPPTAIFSSQNLVTFGAMRALKALGLHHKVALIGFDDFTLADMMDPGITVIAQHPERIGKLAAERILARIDGDQSPAQTYVIPTELIERGSGEIRPQADAGK from the coding sequence ATGAAGAATGTTGCCGATCTCGCGGGCGTTGGGATTAAGACAGTTTCCCGCGTCGTGAACGATGAGCCGGGCGTCTCCGAGGCGACCCGCCAGCGGGTCATACGGGCGACGGAACAGCTGCAGTACCAACTGGACATCACGGCGGGCAGCCTGAAGCGTTCCGGACGCAAGACCCAGTCCATCGGCTTGCTGCTTCCGAGCGTTTCCAACCCATTCAGTGGGGAGATCCACAGGGCCATGGAAGACGCCTTGGCTGTGCGCGGCATTGCCGTCTTCGCTGCAAGCCTGGATGACGATCCCGACCGGGAGAGGAAACTCATTTCGGCTTTCCTGGGCCGCCGGGTCGATGGGCTTGTGCTGACTACCATCGCCAAGAGCCAGGCGTACATGATTCCGGAGCACTCCCGCGATCTGCCACTGGTATTCGTTGACCGTGAGCCCGCGGGCATTGAGGCCGACGCGGTAGTGACTGATAACGAAATTGGTGCGGCAAAGGCGGCGGCCCATCTCATCAAGCATGGGCATACCCGGCTGGCTTACCTTGGCGACCGGACTGATATTCAGACTGCCGGGAGGCGCCGGACAGGGTTCCTGGATGGCGTGGGACAAGCAGGCGTTTCCACGTCCGGGATCGCCATTCGTGAAAACCTGCATGACGAGGAAACCGCATGCCGGGCCGCTCACGAGCTGCTTACCTCAGAGAACCCGCCGACGGCGATATTTTCCAGTCAGAACTTGGTGACGTTCGGGGCCATGCGGGCTCTGAAAGCCCTTGGACTGCATCACAAGGTTGCCCTCATTGGATTTGATGATTTCACCCTGGCCGACATGATGGACCCCGGGATCACAGTGATCGCCCAGCATCCCGAACGCATCGGCAAGCTTGCGGCTGAGCGGATCCTTGCAAGGATCGATGGCGACCAGAGCCCTGCCCAAACGTATGTCATCCCAACCGAACTGATAGAGCGGGGTTCCGGCGAAATTCGGCCCCAAGCTGACGCAGGCAAATAG
- a CDS encoding putative quinol monooxygenase — MTKTLYAEFTVKEGSETRVAEMMATLTEHVRNEPGNVMFLPYTRETNPREYFVFEVYRDEQAFQEHIGADYGREFNAELADHIEGDGSALTWLNPLIQP; from the coding sequence ATGACCAAGACACTGTACGCAGAGTTCACCGTCAAAGAAGGCAGTGAAACCCGGGTCGCGGAAATGATGGCAACGCTGACGGAACACGTCCGGAACGAACCGGGAAATGTGATGTTCCTGCCGTACACGCGGGAAACCAACCCGCGGGAGTACTTCGTCTTCGAGGTGTACCGGGACGAGCAGGCCTTCCAAGAGCACATCGGGGCCGATTACGGCCGGGAGTTCAACGCCGAACTTGCCGATCACATAGAGGGCGACGGTTCCGCCCTGACCTGGCTGAACCCACTGATCCAACCGTAG
- a CDS encoding GH32 C-terminal domain-containing protein, translated as MNDPNGMVFHKGVYHLFYQHNPSGNTWGNMSWGHATSKDLVHWQEQPLALSTDAQEDVFSGSIVVDKDNTTGFGTKENPALVAIYTSAYKEASPHRGLQAQSLAYSLDDGQTWTKYSGNPVLNRNSANFRDPKVFWYDNPSGGGYWVMTVVESQDHKVLLYKSGNLKDWTALSEFGPANATGGQWECPDLFPLAVDGDKNNIKWVMVVNINPGGVAGGSAGQYFVGNFDGTTFTSETTEPVAEVPAGTVMAGFNDGTYNGWTINNEPGNWKNGPFGDAPAPGSLPSQSPVTGFGGTGLINSFNDGDWPLGSMQSPTFTVTDDYLNFLIGGGKHPRVSDKLDNTPPSGELKFDGFEVPNGTTLADAGWTGTGDLTPNYQPATSGGDFYIGAKRINTFETGAVPGDDRQGTLTSPEFPITKDFMSMLVGGGNRTADSGQTLAVQLLVNGNVVRSLAGDNAGLLNWKGWDVSEFAGEKAQLRVVDEATGGWGHMTLDHVMLTDTAAVARSDEETVNLVVNGQVVRTATGNDSESLDWASWDTREFVGQQAHIKVVDNNRFGWGHILADEFTASSTAAKSKLESYDWLDYGRDYYAAVSFSNMPDNKRVMLGWMNNWDYANTIPTTPWRSAMSLPREVQLTQTPDGPRLAQSVVKQVDKLATKPSYTDKKGGAIKAGTTPLPSATSGQVQRVDITFAPGTAKKSGITVLGDANSSTAIGYDSITGKVFVDRTTSGNTAFHPTFASVEDAPVALDQKGNVTLRVYVDRSSVEVFSGDGLRTITDQVFPNAGADRMTLFAEGGTAQLKSLTVTPMEGAMFLPGKK; from the coding sequence ATGAACGATCCCAATGGAATGGTTTTCCACAAGGGGGTTTATCACCTGTTCTACCAACACAATCCCTCCGGCAACACCTGGGGGAACATGTCGTGGGGTCACGCGACGTCGAAGGACCTGGTTCACTGGCAAGAGCAGCCCCTGGCACTGTCCACCGACGCGCAGGAGGATGTATTCTCCGGCAGCATTGTGGTGGATAAGGACAACACAACAGGCTTCGGGACCAAAGAAAACCCCGCATTGGTGGCCATCTACACCAGCGCCTACAAGGAAGCTTCCCCGCATCGGGGCTTGCAAGCCCAGTCCCTGGCCTACAGCTTGGATGATGGCCAGACCTGGACCAAATACTCAGGAAACCCGGTGCTGAACCGCAATTCTGCCAACTTCCGGGACCCCAAGGTCTTCTGGTACGACAACCCGTCCGGCGGTGGCTACTGGGTCATGACCGTCGTCGAATCGCAGGATCACAAGGTGCTCCTCTACAAGTCCGGCAACCTCAAGGACTGGACTGCCCTGAGCGAATTCGGGCCGGCCAACGCTACCGGCGGCCAGTGGGAATGCCCTGACTTGTTCCCGCTGGCGGTGGATGGGGATAAGAACAACATCAAGTGGGTCATGGTGGTCAACATCAACCCCGGCGGTGTTGCGGGAGGATCGGCCGGTCAATACTTCGTGGGCAACTTTGACGGCACCACGTTCACCTCCGAAACCACCGAACCAGTGGCCGAGGTACCCGCCGGCACGGTCATGGCAGGCTTCAACGACGGCACCTACAACGGATGGACCATAAACAACGAACCAGGCAACTGGAAGAACGGTCCTTTCGGTGACGCTCCCGCGCCCGGATCCCTGCCCAGCCAGAGCCCGGTAACCGGATTCGGCGGAACAGGACTGATCAACTCATTCAACGACGGCGACTGGCCCCTGGGTTCCATGCAGTCACCAACTTTCACCGTGACCGACGACTACCTTAACTTCCTCATCGGCGGCGGTAAGCACCCCCGCGTCTCCGACAAGTTGGACAACACCCCGCCCTCGGGAGAGCTGAAGTTTGACGGCTTCGAGGTTCCCAATGGCACAACGCTGGCCGATGCAGGCTGGACGGGGACAGGCGACCTGACCCCCAATTACCAGCCGGCCACCAGCGGCGGGGACTTCTACATCGGCGCCAAGCGAATCAACACCTTCGAAACAGGCGCCGTACCCGGTGATGACCGCCAAGGCACCCTGACCTCCCCCGAGTTCCCCATCACCAAGGACTTCATGTCCATGCTGGTGGGAGGCGGCAACCGAACAGCGGACTCAGGCCAGACCCTGGCCGTCCAGTTGCTGGTCAACGGCAATGTAGTCCGCTCCCTGGCCGGTGATAACGCGGGATTGCTGAACTGGAAAGGCTGGGATGTCTCGGAGTTCGCCGGCGAGAAGGCACAGCTGCGAGTCGTTGACGAAGCTACCGGCGGGTGGGGCCACATGACTCTTGATCACGTCATGCTCACTGACACAGCCGCCGTCGCCAGGTCCGATGAAGAAACGGTGAACTTGGTTGTCAACGGACAAGTGGTCCGTACCGCTACCGGCAACGACAGCGAAAGCTTGGATTGGGCCTCGTGGGATACCAGGGAATTCGTTGGCCAGCAGGCACACATCAAGGTTGTCGACAACAACAGATTCGGATGGGGGCACATCCTCGCGGATGAGTTCACAGCCAGCTCCACAGCAGCGAAGTCCAAGCTGGAGTCTTATGACTGGCTGGACTACGGACGCGACTACTACGCGGCCGTTTCGTTCTCGAACATGCCCGACAACAAGCGGGTCATGCTGGGCTGGATGAACAACTGGGATTACGCCAACACCATCCCCACCACCCCCTGGCGCAGTGCCATGTCGTTGCCCCGGGAGGTGCAGCTGACGCAGACACCTGATGGACCACGCCTTGCCCAAAGCGTGGTCAAGCAGGTGGACAAGCTCGCGACAAAGCCCAGCTACACGGACAAGAAGGGCGGTGCCATCAAGGCCGGAACAACCCCGCTGCCCTCTGCCACTTCAGGTCAGGTCCAGCGCGTGGACATCACGTTCGCACCCGGCACGGCGAAAAAGTCAGGCATCACCGTACTGGGCGACGCCAACTCCTCCACCGCCATCGGCTATGACTCCATCACCGGTAAGGTCTTCGTTGACCGCACGACATCGGGAAACACCGCTTTCCACCCGACCTTCGCTTCAGTTGAGGACGCCCCTGTCGCACTGGACCAAAAGGGCAATGTCACCCTGCGGGTGTATGTAGACCGCTCATCCGTGGAAGTGTTCTCCGGCGACGGTCTCCGGACCATCACCGATCAAGTATTTCCGAACGCCGGCGCTGACCGGATGACCCTCTTTGCAGAGGGTGGAACAGCGCAACTGAAGTCCCTCACGGTGACCCCCATGGAAGGAGCAATGTTCCTTCCCGGAAAGAAGTAA